A genomic stretch from Thunnus maccoyii chromosome 19, fThuMac1.1, whole genome shotgun sequence includes:
- the ppp1r3b gene encoding protein phosphatase 1 regulatory subunit 3B isoform X1, which translates to MVHKSCSSVLSVLPATMPIDMASTLFLSKEEFIYRATPETCEAPLSSFQRSHCVNQVQPEDRSSRKDARKAKKQVTFADHRGLSLTRVKVFSQFNDPIDIPLNIQEMLSSALSVMAEEDKLVLDFTQPSSDYLNFRQSLERNCVILEHCMLKEKALTGTVKVRNLAFEKSVKLRVTFDTWKSHTDVACEYVKDTYPSSYSDTFSFQVSLPDELRPHERIEFAVCYEVDGCEYWDSNQGSNYRILWSSMRRRDQDACSHRRDFGIHFDRYGSPTCSHGIFPDWPSYAGYENIGPYY; encoded by the exons ATGGTTCACAAGAGCTGCTCCAG cgTCCTGAGCGTGCTTCCTGCCACCATGCCGATCGACATGGCGTCTACTCTGTTCCTGTCCAAAGAGGAGTTCATCTACAGGGCGACTCCTGAAACCTGCGAGGCTCCTCTGAGCTCGTTTCAACGTTCTCACTGTGTCAATCAGGTCCAACCAGAGGACAGATCCTCCAGGAAAGACGCCAGAAAAGCCAAGAAGCAGGTGACGTTTGCGGATCACAGAGGCCTGTCTCTAACCAGAGTGAAGGTCTTCTCCCAGTTCAATGATCCGATCGATATTCCTCTGAACATCCAGGAGATGCTGAGCTCGGCGCTGTCTGTGATGGCTGAGGAGGACAAACTGGTGCTGGACTTCACTCAGCCGTCCTCAGACTACCTGAACTTCCGCCAGAGTTTAGAGAGGAACTGCGTGATCCTGGAGCACTGCATGCTGAAGGAGAAGGCGCTAACAGGAACCGTTAAAGTCAGGAATCTGGCCTTTGAGAAGTCGGTGAAGCTGCGAGTGACCTTTGACACCTGGAAGAGCCACACAGACGTGGCCTGTGAGTACGTGAAGGACACGTATCCCAGCTCGTACAGCGACACCTTCTCCTTCCAGGTGAGTCTGCCGGACGAGCTGCGGCCGCACGAGCGCATCGAGTTCGCCGTCTGCTACGAGGTGGACGGCTGCGAGTACTGGGACAGCAACCAGGGGAGCAACTACCGGATCCTCTGGTCCTCCATGAGGAGGCGCGATCAGGACGCCTGCAGCCACCGCAGAGACTTCGGGATTCATTTTGACCGATACGGCAGCCCGACCTGCTCACACGGGATCTTCCCCGACTGGCCGAGCTACGCCGGGTACGAGAACATCGGCCCGTACTACTGA
- the ppp1r3b gene encoding protein phosphatase 1 regulatory subunit 3B isoform X2, producing the protein MISSVLSVLPATMPIDMASTLFLSKEEFIYRATPETCEAPLSSFQRSHCVNQVQPEDRSSRKDARKAKKQVTFADHRGLSLTRVKVFSQFNDPIDIPLNIQEMLSSALSVMAEEDKLVLDFTQPSSDYLNFRQSLERNCVILEHCMLKEKALTGTVKVRNLAFEKSVKLRVTFDTWKSHTDVACEYVKDTYPSSYSDTFSFQVSLPDELRPHERIEFAVCYEVDGCEYWDSNQGSNYRILWSSMRRRDQDACSHRRDFGIHFDRYGSPTCSHGIFPDWPSYAGYENIGPYY; encoded by the exons ATGATTTCCAG cgTCCTGAGCGTGCTTCCTGCCACCATGCCGATCGACATGGCGTCTACTCTGTTCCTGTCCAAAGAGGAGTTCATCTACAGGGCGACTCCTGAAACCTGCGAGGCTCCTCTGAGCTCGTTTCAACGTTCTCACTGTGTCAATCAGGTCCAACCAGAGGACAGATCCTCCAGGAAAGACGCCAGAAAAGCCAAGAAGCAGGTGACGTTTGCGGATCACAGAGGCCTGTCTCTAACCAGAGTGAAGGTCTTCTCCCAGTTCAATGATCCGATCGATATTCCTCTGAACATCCAGGAGATGCTGAGCTCGGCGCTGTCTGTGATGGCTGAGGAGGACAAACTGGTGCTGGACTTCACTCAGCCGTCCTCAGACTACCTGAACTTCCGCCAGAGTTTAGAGAGGAACTGCGTGATCCTGGAGCACTGCATGCTGAAGGAGAAGGCGCTAACAGGAACCGTTAAAGTCAGGAATCTGGCCTTTGAGAAGTCGGTGAAGCTGCGAGTGACCTTTGACACCTGGAAGAGCCACACAGACGTGGCCTGTGAGTACGTGAAGGACACGTATCCCAGCTCGTACAGCGACACCTTCTCCTTCCAGGTGAGTCTGCCGGACGAGCTGCGGCCGCACGAGCGCATCGAGTTCGCCGTCTGCTACGAGGTGGACGGCTGCGAGTACTGGGACAGCAACCAGGGGAGCAACTACCGGATCCTCTGGTCCTCCATGAGGAGGCGCGATCAGGACGCCTGCAGCCACCGCAGAGACTTCGGGATTCATTTTGACCGATACGGCAGCCCGACCTGCTCACACGGGATCTTCCCCGACTGGCCGAGCTACGCCGGGTACGAGAACATCGGCCCGTACTACTGA
- the ppp1r3b gene encoding protein phosphatase 1 regulatory subunit 3B isoform X3: protein MWSVLSVLPATMPIDMASTLFLSKEEFIYRATPETCEAPLSSFQRSHCVNQVQPEDRSSRKDARKAKKQVTFADHRGLSLTRVKVFSQFNDPIDIPLNIQEMLSSALSVMAEEDKLVLDFTQPSSDYLNFRQSLERNCVILEHCMLKEKALTGTVKVRNLAFEKSVKLRVTFDTWKSHTDVACEYVKDTYPSSYSDTFSFQVSLPDELRPHERIEFAVCYEVDGCEYWDSNQGSNYRILWSSMRRRDQDACSHRRDFGIHFDRYGSPTCSHGIFPDWPSYAGYENIGPYY from the exons ATGTGGAG cgTCCTGAGCGTGCTTCCTGCCACCATGCCGATCGACATGGCGTCTACTCTGTTCCTGTCCAAAGAGGAGTTCATCTACAGGGCGACTCCTGAAACCTGCGAGGCTCCTCTGAGCTCGTTTCAACGTTCTCACTGTGTCAATCAGGTCCAACCAGAGGACAGATCCTCCAGGAAAGACGCCAGAAAAGCCAAGAAGCAGGTGACGTTTGCGGATCACAGAGGCCTGTCTCTAACCAGAGTGAAGGTCTTCTCCCAGTTCAATGATCCGATCGATATTCCTCTGAACATCCAGGAGATGCTGAGCTCGGCGCTGTCTGTGATGGCTGAGGAGGACAAACTGGTGCTGGACTTCACTCAGCCGTCCTCAGACTACCTGAACTTCCGCCAGAGTTTAGAGAGGAACTGCGTGATCCTGGAGCACTGCATGCTGAAGGAGAAGGCGCTAACAGGAACCGTTAAAGTCAGGAATCTGGCCTTTGAGAAGTCGGTGAAGCTGCGAGTGACCTTTGACACCTGGAAGAGCCACACAGACGTGGCCTGTGAGTACGTGAAGGACACGTATCCCAGCTCGTACAGCGACACCTTCTCCTTCCAGGTGAGTCTGCCGGACGAGCTGCGGCCGCACGAGCGCATCGAGTTCGCCGTCTGCTACGAGGTGGACGGCTGCGAGTACTGGGACAGCAACCAGGGGAGCAACTACCGGATCCTCTGGTCCTCCATGAGGAGGCGCGATCAGGACGCCTGCAGCCACCGCAGAGACTTCGGGATTCATTTTGACCGATACGGCAGCCCGACCTGCTCACACGGGATCTTCCCCGACTGGCCGAGCTACGCCGGGTACGAGAACATCGGCCCGTACTACTGA